A part of Candidatus Delongbacteria bacterium genomic DNA contains:
- a CDS encoding CbbQ/NirQ/NorQ/GpvN family protein: protein MPLTTCDTLPWYHASGDECGIFEAAFAQHLPLMLKGPTGCGKTRLVEHMAARLGRPLVTVCCHDDTSVTDLLGRWLIHGGETVWQDGPVTRALRQGAILYLDEIIEARPDVITALHPLSDHRRRLFVERHDEEVLAAPGFMLVISFNPGYTRGLKELKPSTRQRFLGIGFEYPDAEAEARILQGETGIDASQAKRLAVLGSKLRGLKDLGFAEPASTRLLVNAARLLLAGMAPRQACDTALAEPLSDDPDLLVSLRDLIRMAF from the coding sequence ATGCCACTGACAACGTGCGACACCCTTCCCTGGTATCACGCATCCGGAGACGAGTGCGGGATTTTCGAGGCGGCTTTCGCCCAGCATCTGCCCCTGATGTTGAAAGGCCCAACGGGTTGCGGCAAGACGCGACTGGTGGAACACATGGCCGCCCGTCTTGGACGCCCACTGGTGACGGTCTGTTGCCACGACGACACCAGTGTGACCGACCTGCTGGGGCGCTGGTTGATTCACGGCGGAGAAACCGTCTGGCAGGATGGCCCCGTGACCCGCGCCCTGCGCCAGGGGGCCATTCTGTATCTGGACGAAATCATTGAGGCGCGACCCGATGTGATCACGGCCCTGCACCCGTTGAGTGACCATCGGCGACGCCTTTTCGTCGAGCGCCATGATGAGGAGGTACTGGCCGCGCCGGGCTTCATGCTGGTGATCAGTTTCAACCCTGGTTACACCCGAGGGTTGAAGGAACTGAAACCGAGCACACGCCAGCGATTTCTGGGAATAGGTTTTGAGTATCCGGATGCAGAGGCCGAGGCCCGCATTCTGCAGGGCGAGACAGGCATCGATGCATCACAGGCCAAGCGTCTGGCCGTGCTGGGCTCGAAACTCCGTGGCCTCAAGGACCTGGGTTTTGCCGAGCCCGCTTCAACGCGCCTGCTGGTCAATGCTGCCCGCCTGCTGCTGGCGGGCATGGCGCCAAGGCAAGCTTGTGACACCGCCCTGGCGGAACCGCTGAGTGACGATCCGGACCTGCTGGTCAGCCTGCGCGACCTGATCCGGA